From the genome of Triticum aestivum cultivar Chinese Spring chromosome 1A, IWGSC CS RefSeq v2.1, whole genome shotgun sequence:
TTGGATGCGTGGAGCCTTTCGATTTGCGTCGACGGTACAGTGTCATGGGCTTGTCTGCTTGGCAATGCCAACTTTGCCTGCGGTACACAGGCGCCATGGCGTCATCTCGGCCTCGCGTGACCTTTCAAATGCACCCTCGACGCAGGTGGTGCCGTGGTGTTGTCTCAGATGTGTGAAGCCTCTGATTGTGTCGATGGTGGAGTGCCATGGCTTGGTCTTGGTTGGCCAATGCTGTTCGATCTCACTGGTGGTGATTTGTATTGTGTCGGGTGTGTCTTCCCTCTTTGTTTCTCCCCTGTTTGTATGTTGTGGTGTgtgttatttttgctttatttcttcTCCTCCTGTGCCCCCCTGTAATTCTAGTTCACTTGAACCCATCTTGCAAAAGGGTGCGAAGCTGCAAATGAATATAATTCAGGTGGGGAAGTGACCATGCTCAATGATCAGTTGGAAGATAGTTAAAATAGCATAACAAGTGGAATGTATTTTCTCACCCAAAAAAAGAGATGTACATATCCATCTTGCATGGAAAGTCCTccattttttttagaacgaagacgctagGAAAGTcctccatttttttctttttctttttctgctctGAGAAAATTGCGTTCTGCCCGAGGCTTCCTTGGACTGTCACACAATCCCCTCCACTGTACGGCTTATCCCTGAAACTATGTATCAACCAGCGAAAATATGGTTATAAATTGGAAAACCTTTAGAAGCGATAATATGACATGtagaaggaaaataaaaatgatGGGCTCAGTGATAATAAGACACATAAAGGAAGCACACATTAAATTAGCACAATAAATAAATGACAAACAGCCAGTCTGGTTGTCCAGCAAAGTACACCTTTCTAGTTCTAGCATAAGAAATGGAAAATAATAAGAATGCAAGGCACACATATTTATATCTAAACTTTACGATGAGCTTACTTGATAGAAGTTTGTACTGGTGGTTGAACTCCATCTCCAGTGTACTTGAGCATCGGCTGGTAAAAATGGGGCCATCATGACATGTTAGTTCAGGATTGGTTGGCATTGAAGTCACCTTTAAATCACTTAAAGAAAGCAACAATTTTAAAAGGCAGACATGGCAATGGCTCAAACATAGTTTAACCCCTGCAGTTTAAACCTTTTCTGGTAACATATCACATTTTATAGAGGTGCAGAGAAAGAAGTGCTAAATGATCAACGTATCAGTCAGGTAGGAAATTTCAATTGAAACCACGTAAGACAACATGTATAAGGTGCTTTTGTGTGAACATCATATATAAAAGACATGATCCAACAGGATCTGTTGGCAGAATAGTACCTGAAAACTTTGGCAAGGAATATTGTTCCATGGATCACCTGAGACCTGTTGACCTTTAGAAGATACCTGGTAACCATGACCCTGGAGGAAACCAAAAGTTTAAAGCCATTTAACATAACAAATACAAAAAGGTGAAATTTCAACAATTGGATAGAGAAACTGCAACTATGAATATATGATATGAAGGAAAGCAACTCATATACTATCCACTAGATATACTCACTGATAAGCACCAATTGTTGCATATCAAATCATTCCACATTGTGCTAATACTAAAAAGATACTTGGCAATGTAAATATATACTCACAGtgataaagtactccctccatcccaaaataagttgaggcacttattttgagacggagggagtagtatatacatTACCACGCCAGGAGTATATGAGATGTCTATAACAACAACTAGTAAGTACGTGTAATGTCAGATACAGCCGCTGAACATGCAGAATTGAAGATATGAGCACTtaggtactactccctccgtctcatataCTCCTGGTGTACTACTAGAACATGACAAAGTTTTAAGAGCTATTTCTTCTCAAAAGTTAGCATCGAGAATTACTGTATCAGCATTCCTGGGGTTAGAGGTTTTGTAAACAGCTTCAACATCATATGACATGCCTAAGCTGCAAAATCTATCAACTTCTGCACCCAGTATAATAAATAACAGTGTTCAGATAATTAGCGTCACAATAATGACTGACGGTAAAGGCGACGGCAGTTAACTGAAGCGCAATGAACAAGCTTCAGTTAACTGTTAAATTTGCCGACAGAGGAGCTGTGAGCGTCAACGTGAGCCGTTCGTTGATCAAGCGACTTCAATGGTAGCCATCCATTGAATCGTTTTCTTCGATCGACCGTCTCCTACCTGGACTGGAGTGGACTCTCCTTCACGTCGCATTGCCGGAGAAGACCCACTCCGCCGGGACGCCGGATTCCTCCTCCCTATCAACTCGGGCTATACAACTCCGACACCAACCCCCTACTCCAGGAACAGGGAGAAAGATGCTATAAAGGGTCAGCCGATCTCCTCAACTTCCTCCTCACATCGCACAGCGAGATCAAGGAACCAAGGATCGTTTACCCACTTTCCCAAGGAAAACAACTGAATCCAATCGAGACAAACGCGCGTCCCATCCCATGGCGAGCCAGGGCGACGCGAGCGGGAAGAAAGACTACTCCACGGCGATCCTGGAGAGGAAGAAGTCGCCGAACCGGCTGGTGGTCGACGAGGCGACCAACGACGAGAACTCCACCGTCGCCCTGCACCCGGACACCATGGACAGCCTCGAGCTCTTCCACGGCGACATCGTCCTGCTCAAGGGCAAGAAGCGAAAGGACACGATCTGCATTCTACTCCCAGACGACACGTGCGACAAGACCAAGGTCCGGATGAACAAGGTCGTCCGGAAGAACCTAAGGGTCCGGCTCGGCGACGTCGTCTCCGTCCATCAGTGCCCGGACGTCAAGTACGGGAAGCGCGTGCACGTACTCCCCGTTGACGACACCGTCGAGGGGATCGCCGGAAACCTGTTTCGACGCCTTCCTGAGACCCTACTTCCTCGAGGCCTATCGTCCCCTCAGGAAAGGAGACCTGTTCCTGGTGAGGGGCGGCATGACGAGCGTGGAGTTCAAGGTTGTGGAGACCGACCCTGCCGAGTACTGCATCGTCGCCTCTGACACGGAGATATTCTGTGACGGCGAGCCTGTCAAGCGGGAGGATGAGGAGAGTCTCGACGACGTCGGCTACGACGATGTCGGTGGAGTCAGGAAGCAGATGGCCCAGATCAGAGAGCTGGTTGAGCTCCCGCTGCGCCACCCCAGCTGTTCAAGTGCATCGGTGTGAAGCCTCCAAAGGGTATCTTGCTGTATGGGCCACCTGGGACCGGCAAGACCCTCATTGCCAGAGCTGTGGCTAATGAAACAGGCGCCTTCTTCTTCCTGATCAATGGCCCGGAGATCATGTCGAAGATGGCCGGAGAGAGCGAGAGCAACCTCAGGAAGGCGTTTGAAGAGGCCAGAAGAATGCGCCGGCCATCATCTTCATCGACGAGATCGATTCCATAGCCCCAAAGAGAGACAAGACCAATGGAGAGGTCGAAAGGCGTATTGTCTGGCAGCTGCTCACTCTCATGGATGGGCTCAAGTCCCGCTCACATGTTATTGTCATGGGTGCTACCAACCGCCCGAACAGCATCGACCCTGCTCTCAGAAGGTTTGGCAGGTTTGACCGGGAGATCGACATTGGAGTCCCCGATGAAGTTGGGCGGCTTGAGGTTCTCCGGATTCACACCAAAAACATGAAGCTGGCTGAAGATGTTGAGCTGGAGCATGTCTCGAGGGACACTCACGGGTATGTCGGCGCTGATCTCGCCGCCCTTTGCACCGAGGCTGCTCTCCAGTGCATTCGCGAGAAGATGGATGTTATCGACCTCGAGGATGACACCATTGATGCGGAGATACTGAATTCTATGGCTGTCACGAACGACCATTTCAAGATTGCATTAGGGACAAGCAACCCTTCCGCCCTTCGTGAAACTGTCGTTGAAGTTCCAAATGTCTCTTGGGAAGATGTCGGTGGTCTTGAGGGTGTCAAAAGGGAGCTGCAGGAGACCGTCCAGTATCCGGTGGAGTACCCAGAGAAGTTTGAGAAGTTTGGCATGTCTCCCTCCAAAGGTGTTCTGTTCTACGGCCCTCCGGGCTGCGGCAAGACCTTGTTGGCCAAGGCGATTGCTAACGAGTGCCAGGCTAACTTCATCAGCATCAAAGGACCGGAGCTGCTTACCATGTGGTTTGGTGAGAGCGAGGCCAATGTGCGTGAGATTTTCGACAAGGCAAGGCAGTCGGCACCATGTGTCCTCTTCTTCGATGAGCTCGACTCGATTGCCACCCAGAGAGGAAACAGTGTAGGCGATGCCGGAGGTGCCGCTGATAGGGTGCTGAATCAGCTTCTCACTGAGATGGACGGAATGAATGCCAAGAAAACCGTGTTCATCATCGGCGCCACCAACAGGCCAGACATCATAGACCCTGCCTTGCTGAGGCCGGGGCGCCTTGATCAGCTTATCTACATTCCTCTGCCCGACGTTGAATCCAGGCTCCAGATCTTCAGGGCCTGCCTCAGGAAGTCTCCTGTGGCCAAGGACGTCGACCTGAATGCGCTCGCCAAATACACAGAAGGGTTCAGCGGCGCGGACATCACGGAAATCTGCCAGCGTGCGTGCAAATACGCCATCAGAGAGAACATTGAGAAGGACATGGAAAAGGAGAGGCGGCTGAAGGAAAACCCTGAAGCCATGGAGGAAGATGAGGTGAACGAGATCAAGGCTGCTCACTTCGAGGAGAGCATGAGGTATGCACGCCGGAGTGTGAGCGATGCTGATATTCGCAAATACCAGGCCTTTGCTCAGACGCTGCAGCAGTCCCGCGGTTTTGGCAGCGAGTTCCGGTTCCCTGACCAGCCGGCGGTGGGTGCTACAGCTGCGGCCAATCCTTTCGCGGCAGCTGCCACGGCAGCTGAAGAAGATGATCTCTACAGTTAAATTGTCTGTTGTGTCTTACACTTACTGTATTATATTAGGAGTATGCATCTATAAGACATAGGAAGATCATGTAATCATATTTTTAAGTGCAGTGTTGTGATGTATATAATGAAGATTGTACCCTCcaaatgaaagaaaaaaaaacatttgTCTCCCATTCCAGTCTGTGTGTCAAGGATATATCCATTGGCCTGTGGTACAATTCTCTTGTTCTCTACAGGCCGCATCAAGGGTATTAGCAATTTAGCATTATATGTGatgctattttttcttcttttaaaTGTACTAGTTCAGTTTTGTTTCGGCATCTTAATTAACCTTCTGTTATACTGcagttttcctttcctttttttgcaaaagattaTCTCTACTGAGAAATGCCAGAGCCTCTCCAGAATGTTGACAAATTAGTTTAGCTGAAAGGCTCTGCAATGCGCCAATACCAAATTTTGGATTCTCCAACAAAGTAACTGAAATGATCTGTTCATTAGTACCTGGTTTGGCATCTGTCCCCCTAGCTGTTCAGTATTGGCCCCTTTACCACATTCGCAATCAACAGCGCTCCACGAAATCTGAAGCGTGGGATGGCCATACTCTCAAGCTTAACTTTGGAAGAAATTTTAGCCCAGGACAAATCTTGAGCCTCCAGCATTAACCTGGTCAATCTCATGGTTGCCCTGAAAGATATACCAACAGCGGAGTTTACTCAACCAGCTCTGTACATTAATTACAGGGGAGTGACTCGAGCCTTTATTTCTCCCATATAGAAAATACAAGTCCCTTCAGAAGTTGAGGTTTTCCTCTGGCTAGTAAGTAATAGTATCTCATAACAAAATGATGACCATGGGCAATCTGAATTGTCTTTTGTTCAGAAACTGAACTGTGCATCCATCACCTGCTCTTTGATTGTGTAGTTGTTCTTCCGAAAAAAGGATTGTGTAGTTACTACTAACAATATCTTGGAAATTATCCTTTTCTGGCTTCTACACTGGCCATTGATTATGAACCTGTGGCTGAGTTTTGGGTTTCTGATGAACATGAAAAATTAGAAACGGCCTCGATTTAAAACATGTTGTTTGGATGGATATCAAACAGGTGTGGTGGCTTAAAGAAAACAGATGCTTCCTGTCTCCAGATCCATTTGAAACCCCTGCAAATTGGATGGGAGTGATGCCGTCAGGCTTTGGAGGGAGCTGGAGGCTCTAAACCTAGCCTCTCTCAACCAGCATAGGATTTCAGACCCGCCACCGACCCCATTTGCTCCTGGATCCCCTCAACAACTACCCCGCTGGAGTTGAAGTGAATCCCAAAGAGCTTCCACATTTTCTAAACATTAAACAAGGCTTTCTCCACAAGCTAAATAAGCACTGCTTGTGTAATAAGCAACCAGCTTACTGGTAATATCAAGAGACAATTCAAGTAAATATGATCACAAGTTCACAGCAGCTTCTCACACCAACCCGATCGGTTTATTTCTTTGTTCCTTCCTTCAGGGTAAAATGGAATATGGTAATGGAGGGAATCGTTACATTGTAATTGTATCCATGTTACACACCAGTCTCAACTACTCTACTGGCACCAAAAACAACTTTGGACATTCCTCGAGTCCTTGGCGACTACCATCACGCCCACATGCTTGAATGATAAATTTCAGGCTGGTGACTTCGTCGGGAACTTGGAGGTCTGACATATAGAAGGCTTCAACAGTTGCGACACCAAGAAAGCTTCTGGAAACCTTGGCATTTGAATCCCCAATCAACTTCTCCACATATATGTTATACTTCATGAATGATGCTTGATGGCTGGTATTCAACTTCCAGCTAATTTTCAGACTCAGAAGCTTAGATGTGTTGGAATTATTTGACCAAGAGATGTACTTGCCTTCAGTCACCCATGATTCTGCTGAAGGGAACTGTGTGTTTTCGTCCATGTTCCGGATGCTTATGTGGCCCAGTGATGCATGGTAAGGCCACAACCTATTTGCATCTTCCTCTGAGCTTTCATCTTCATCTGCTTCTGAATTGATTTTGCCACTAGTTTTCAGTGTGCAGACAATGTTGATTCCAATCAATGTGTAGCTGGCACTGGACTGGACAGTTGCTCGGTAGATGACCCAGTTTTGGTTATCTGGAGCATGTGGTTCTACCTTATCAGATTGAACATATGAGCTGTACAAGTGATGCTGTTTCTTTCTACTGAATATCGCTATGTCCTCTGCAATGAGAATTGAGGTATTCTCCTTGTTTCTGGATAAAAAGTCCAGGGACAATCCTAGGTCAGAGTTTGCTTCAGCGTTGACCTGAATCAATCACCAGGAAGGAACTCTTGTCATTTTGCTGAGAAGAAAAGAGCTTACTGAAAAAGCAGATCAGTAAGGTAAGGGtgtgcatgtagtgttagcatggACATACTTTTCCTTGGCACTTAGGGACCTCGTGTCAATGTTAGTAATAAATAACAAGAAACATTTGTATAGTGTGATTGAAACATTTGTATAGTGCGATTGGGAATGAAGTGAAGGTTTCACAGAGCATGAGGTGCCTATGCTCAATGATCAGTTGGAAGATATTTTCTCACCGAATAAAAGAGATGTACATATCCATCTTCCATGGAAAGTCCTCCATTAAAAAGCTGCTCTGAGAAAATTGCATTCTGCCTGAGACTTCCTTGGACTGTCACACAATTCCCTCCACTGTACGGCTCATCCTTGAAACTATACATCAACCAGCAAAATATGGTCATAAATTAGAAAAGGCTGTAGAAGCAATAATATGACATGTATATAAGCCCAAGTTCAGTTAGCACAACAAAATAATGAACAGTCAGTCTGCTTGCCCAACAAAGTAGAGGGAGTACACCTTTCTAGCTCTAGCATAAGAAATGGAAAATAATAAGAATGCAAGGCACAAATATTTATATCTAAACTTAACGGTGATCTTACTTGATAGAAGTTCGTACTGGTGGTTGAACTTCATCTCCAGTGTACTTAAGCATAGGCTGGTAAAGAAGGGGCCATCATGACACGTTAGTTCAGGATGGGTTGACAAAGAAGTCACCTTTAAACCCCTTAAAGAAAGCAGCAATTTTTAGAGGTAGGCATGGCAATGGTGTTTCTCAAACATAGCTTCACCCCTGCAGTTTAAACCCTTTCTGGTAACACATCATATTTTATAGAGGCGCAGAGAAAGAAGTGCTAAATGATCAATGTATCAGTCAGGTAGGAAATTTCAATTCAAACCATGCAACACAGCATGTATAAGGTGCTTTTAAATTTAATCATTTTGTGTCAAGGTGTAAAGTGTGAACATATATGTAAAAGACATGATCCATCAGGATCTGTTGGCAGTATAGTACCTGAAAACTCTGGCAAGAAATATTGTTCCATGGATCACCTGAGACTTGTAGACCTTCAGAGGAGACCTGGTAACCATGACCCTGGAGGAAATCAAAAGTTTAAAGCCatttaatataaaaatataaaaaggaGAAATTTCGACAATTGGATAGAGAAACTGAAACTATGAATATATGATATGAAGGAAAAAGCATTAAGCAACTCATATACTATTCCACTAGTTAAACTCAGTATTAGGTATATATTGTTGCATATCAAATCATTGCACATTGTGCTAATATTGGCACTGTAAATATATACTAagtgataaagtagtatatatattaCCACACTGTAGTATATGAGACATGGCTATAACTACACCTGCTGAACAAGTAGATTGAAGATATGAGCACTTAGGAACTACCACTAGAACGTGGCAAGGCTTTAATAGCTATTCATTCTAAAAAGTCAGCATCAAGAATCACTGTATCATCATTCCTGGGCTTAGAGGTTTTGTAAACAGCTTCAACATCATATGACATGCCTAAGATGCAGATTCTATCATTAATTATATTCTGAGTATGGTTATGTACTGTCTTCTGCATCCAGTATAATTAATAACAATGTTCTGATAATTGGCGCTACAGTAATAATCACTGGAGATGTACCTGATCAAAATCTGAGTAGAAGGGTAATCGTTTCGGATAGCCCCGAAGAACATCCCATGATTTTTCAACGAGAGCCCACCAGCTGCACTATTACTGGGTGAATACTTTCAAAAAGTATGTCAGAACTTGGGAGAGTGTTAGCAGTACGTTACCGATTTTGTGCACTCTGAAAGTCAGGTTGTTGCTTAGTTTCATATATCCATCCAGGAGCGAATATGGCAGTTGAGACATCATCTTTTTTGAGTAGATCAAGGGCAACATTTGTCTAGCAAAATGGACAGTTGACAGTTTAATAGAATGCATTTGCATTCGGGCAAAATAGTTAGAAAGGCTGATCTACTACATTACTGTAGTATTCAATCAATGTTGTATAGCCAGCATGTTTTACAACACTTGAGCATTGGAGTATGTATCTATTTAACACTTAATATGCAGGGCAATAGTTGAGTTACACTCAGAATACCTTACTAATTTAGTTGCCAGTTTCGAAACATAGTACAGACAGGAAAGAATGCAATACACTGCAGCAAGAATCGTGAGTtgaaccaaaaagagagaagattTCACATACCTTCCATTGCCCACCACCGAAAGTATTTCGGCCGAAAACATCAATACCCATGTACACATCATACTTCCGGTCACCAGCAGTTGCAGCTGAATCTCGTGGATATTTTTCCTACCAAAATCATCCCAATTTTTGCAGGTAATCATTAAGGGGATATTGCGGGGGACCAGAAAAGGAAAAGAGGGTTACCTTCCATGTATAATTGACAAATAAGCCATCACACAAATCAAAGAATGGCTTGTTATGCTCGTTGAGCTTATCTTGCCAGTCGAGATCGCCACCCACTGTAATTGCATCATACCTGTAGTAGCGCCAAGTCAAAGACGCCAAATAGTTCATAAAACAAGTTTCACAACTAAAACCAGTCATGCTTATTGCACAGTAGGAAATACCATATGACTAAAGATCCAGGAACAGCAGCATGCATTCTCTTGGTTAGATGATTGACAAACTCTTTCAGGTTATCGATGAACTGAATGTCGAGCTTAACCTCAATATTGATCTGAAAGATAATTCAGCATCAgcaacagacatatctccaagaaCGGCAGCATAGACCAGATAAAATTCTTATGGCGAATAAATTACTCTGTAGTGGTCCAATTTAGTCACAAAACGAGAACATTTCACTCTCTCATGTATATCAAGTTTCTCAAATCCAATTTGCATGGGATCATATTGTGAAAAAATGCATCGTTTCTTTCACCAAGTACTGTATCGCTTCAGAAATCAGAACCCCAAATTAAAATATAGAGCATGTAAAGATTACCAGCCAGCCATCAAAGCCTAAGGCAGCAGCCAACTCTGCAAGCCTCTCGGCATACATCTGTGCTGAATCCTGTGTTGCAAACATCTCCCTGCAGATTTCTGCACCTTTATCCCACTCTGTGATGAACGTTCCCAAAACCTTGTCTCAAAAACCGGCAAAACAAAATTACACGACCACTTGAGCGAAGTCAAGAAGCAAGCAGGAGGAAGGCCGGTAATACCAAGCGTGGAG
Proteins encoded in this window:
- the LOC123052626 gene encoding cytosolic endo-beta-N-acetylglucosaminidase 1-like, with the translated sequence MPNQGHGYQVSSKGQQVSGDPWNNIPCQSFQPMLKYTGDGVQPPVQTSINFRDKPYSGGDCVTVQGSLGQNAIFSEQKKKKKKMEDFPSVFVLKKMEDFPCKMDMYISFFG
- the LOC123052625 gene encoding cytosolic endo-beta-N-acetylglucosaminidase 1, giving the protein MPFSLRRLLRLLRDIMTLPAADDAAVSEGERRQWEPPFDASRPAPPISYPITDLAALASRSYLSEDSNFHLPFNRASMPLPSPGAPLPPRRRLLVCHDFQGGYREDAAPQGGANPDAYALWHWHLVDVFVYFSHYLVTLPPPCWTNAAHLHGVKVLGTFITEWDKGAEICREMFATQDSAQMYAERLAELAAALGFDGWLINIEVKLDIQFIDNLKEFVNHLTKRMHAAVPGSLVIWYDAITVGGDLDWQDKLNEHNKPFFDLCDGLFVNYTWKEKYPRDSAATAGDRKYDVYMGIDVFGRNTFGGGQWKTNVALDLLKKDDVSTAIFAPGWIYETKQQPDFQSAQNRWWALVEKSWDVLRGYPKRLPFYSDFDQGHGYQVSSEGLQVSGDPWNNISCQSFQPMLKYTGDEVQPPVRTSINFKDEPYSGGNCVTVQGSLRQNAIFSEQLFNGGLSMEDGYVHLFYSVNAEANSDLGLSLDFLSRNKENTSILIAEDIAIFSRKKQHHLYSSYVQSDKVEPHAPDNQNWVIYRATVQSSASYTLIGINIVCTLKTSGKINSEADEDESSEEDANRLWPYHASLGHISIRNMDENTQFPSAESWVTEGKYISWSNNSNTSKLLSLKISWKLNTSHQASFMKYNIYVEKLIGDSNAKVSRSFLGVATVEAFYMSDLQVPDEVTSLKFIIQACGRDGSRQGLEECPKLFLVPVE